CCACGGCCGTCCGATGCTGTCGCGGATGTGGATGTCGATCTTGGGGCCGTAGAACGCCCCCTCCCCGGGAGAGACGCGGTACTGTACTCCGGACTCCTTCAGGACCTTCTCGAGCGTCGCCTCCGCGCGGTCCCAGGTCTCCTTGTCTCCCAGGAACGTCGCCGGCCGCGTGGAGAGTTCGTAGCTCCACTCCAGGTGGAACGTCGTAAAGGCGCTCCGTACCCATTCGAGGAGGACCCGGATCTCCTGCTCGATCTGATCCTCCGATACGAAGAGGTGGGCATCGTCCTGGACGAACTCCCGGACCCGAGTCATTCCATGCAGCGTGCCGCTTGGCTCGTTGCGGTGGAGCGGAGCGAACTCGGCGAGACGAAGCGGCAGCTCGCGGTAACTCCGCGCGCGCGAGCGGAAGATCATCATCGAGCCGGGGCAGTTCATCGGCTTCCAGCCGAACGTCCGGTCCTCGCTCGTCGTCAGGAACATGTTCTCCCGATAGTGCTCCCAGTGCCCGCTTGTCTGGTAGACCGAGACATCGAACAGGAGAGGCGTGCGGACCTCCGAGTACCCGGTCTCGTGCAGGTGTTCGGTCACGAACCGTTCCAGTTCTCGGACCACGATCATTCCCTTCGGAAGCCACACCGGGAAGCCCGGGCTCTCCTCGAAGAAGGTGAACAGCTCGAGCTTCGCACCCATGGCTCGGTGATCGCGAGCCTCGGCCTCCTTGCGCATCTTCAGATACGCATCGAGTCCGGCCCGGGTCGGGAACCCGACCCCGCGCACCCGTTGGATCGACGGTGCGCCCGCTTCCTCCGTGCTCTTGACGGCCGAGAACCCGAGGACATGAACCCCTTCGAGCCAGTGGGTATCGGGGACGTGGGGACCGCGACACAGGTCGACAAAGTCGCCAGTCGAGTACACCGAGACGGGTTCGCCCGCCGGCGCTTCGTGGATGTACCGGAGCTTGTGGGGGTTCGTGGCGAACATCTCCTCGGCCTCGGCCTTCGAGATCTCGCGTCGTTGGAACCGGTCCCCCGCGCGGACGGTGCGGTTGATCACGCGACGCATCTCCTCGAGGTCCTCGGGGGTCAGGGGTCGGACATCGAAATCGTAGAAGAACCCCTCGTCGGTTGGGGGTCCGTGGGTCGGCTTCGCCTCGGGGATGATCTCCGTCAGTGCCTTCGCTACGAGATGGGCCGCAGAGTGCTGCAGGATGTCCCGGCCCGCTCGGTCCTCGAAGGTGAGCGGTGAGAGCGGGGCGCCGGCCTCGACCCGGCGGTCGAGATCGACGGGGACCCCATCGAGGATCGCGGCGAGGTACGTCGCGGATTCCTCCGGCCGCCACGCCCGAAGGATCTCCCGTACGGTACTGCCCCGCGGGACCTCCCGTACGCTCGCGTCTGGAAGCCGTACGGTCACCGTGTTGGGATCGGACATCGAGCCTCGGAGGACGAGGCGACCTCGCC
The window above is part of the Thermoplasmata archaeon genome. Proteins encoded here:
- the thrS gene encoding threonine--tRNA ligase is translated as MSDPNTVTVRLPDASVREVPRGSTVREILRAWRPEESATYLAAILDGVPVDLDRRVEAGAPLSPLTFEDRAGRDILQHSAAHLVAKALTEIIPEAKPTHGPPTDEGFFYDFDVRPLTPEDLEEMRRVINRTVRAGDRFQRREISKAEAEEMFATNPHKLRYIHEAPAGEPVSVYSTGDFVDLCRGPHVPDTHWLEGVHVLGFSAVKSTEEAGAPSIQRVRGVGFPTRAGLDAYLKMRKEAEARDHRAMGAKLELFTFFEESPGFPVWLPKGMIVVRELERFVTEHLHETGYSEVRTPLLFDVSVYQTSGHWEHYRENMFLTTSEDRTFGWKPMNCPGSMMIFRSRARSYRELPLRLAEFAPLHRNEPSGTLHGMTRVREFVQDDAHLFVSEDQIEQEIRVLLEWVRSAFTTFHLEWSYELSTRPATFLGDKETWDRAEATLEKVLKESGVQYRVSPGEGAFYGPKIDIHIRDSIGRPWQTGTIQLDYQQPIRFALEYQGADGKMHAPVVIHRTILGSWERFLGVLLEHCNGRLPPWLCPVQVRILPVADRHVELARGLLEELRSSHLRVEVSDTLETLPKRVREAEVDRVPYIAVVGDQEIADGTVSLRIRGVKGSASFSRPEFIDRVSRRVHERAFEP